A window of Phaseolus vulgaris cultivar G19833 chromosome 4, P. vulgaris v2.0, whole genome shotgun sequence genomic DNA:
acataaaaaaccaaacaaaacaatatcatataaatttattattgatatGACTCAATTTAACATAATTCAAAACTTGATTTGACCATTTTGTTTAATGAACCAAATGACTCCAACTTAGCTTAAAATTCAACCTTGCTAAATAAAATGAATCAAATGTAAGCTATGAACTAGATTGATCCATAATTTAAtattctctatatatatatgattttattttcttataaaataaagaaataagttatgtaaaatagttataattttaaattgaatcaaTATAACAAGTTGGTTTGAATATTAAACTTGAATCAAACTTGTATCGTGTAACACCTAAAAAATACATCTGACTATTACAATATAAGTTCTACATATTTCTGTACAAgcttagaattttttaaaacatttctaaTACATTATTAGagcttatagaaatacaaatatttataatataagtttcaaaacaaCACCCTAAAGCTCTTCAGACCCTCTATCACCAGTATGATCATatgctcgtgtacgtagtacatTCATCACAGTTCGAACataacaagaaaaacaaagataagctaatgaaaagaaattccaTAACATATCTAATTCATgcaaaaagaaccaatcaaactaatcatttataaacatttctttaaatattgtcatataaaattttaataccaATTCCACCATTCATATAAACCACgcatggatctattttcaatcacaatcattggatttcattacAATCCCACTGACTACATATGAATCCATCGTCTTCTGGAAGACTtattaagtatgcccctactAAAGACTAACACCTAATCCAAATATTACTAGCGAATCCaagagaaaggatcagggtaagttcaaacatccaatatcAAGTGTCTACACCGGGACCCGGTGTGTATGaattctcaccacctgatatcttagtttatatgacttagatcatcactGAAGTTAGAGGATCTTTGTTCAACATAaacttttcatacttaatggcatcaaacaacaactcatacatttttccaaatgtatgacatcaatttcgtacaattttcatcattcaatcacataacattttaaaattcataacattcaaAAAACTTTCcaacataaaaaacaatatttaacttccaactatcaaaatctaatatttctacaagttaaaataatatataaatgagcaacatccctgcaagagaaattgagtATTGGGACCATGTCCCCTCCACATTTAGATATTCTACTTTAGGGTACTATTGAAGttaaagttagcttcccttaccttaattgtttTCTTTCTAAGCAACTTCTAGAACTTTATCCTCtcagtctggataagcttcaagatttaaggGCTAATGCAAGTTACCAAAATAGAACATAAAATCattatatagtagaataagttgagaggattactcTTCttaactgaccccaccaagattaaTGACTAAATCCTGaggaaaaatagagaataaatgatctttagaaaaaaaaatgaacttactttgtttgaaaatctaATTAGATAGAAATGTTCCTTAGCTCATCAGCTACAATGTGGTGCAATTAGATTCTAAAATACATGAAGATTAAGAAAGGAAAttaaaagagaaggaagagaaTAGAAGTTGAGAGAGatggagaaagaaaaaagaaaaggaaacgaCACCGTGGAGGGGGGGTTAATGTTATCCAACAACACCCAATTTTATCAAGTTAGAtggaaatgaataaaaaatatatatatatatatatatatatatatatatatatatattaagattttaatatatatatatatatataaaaatatgaattaaagttttaattattttatttacaaaacaTTATCATATCtctaaacttttttttcttaaattttcagtattttttttctttaagattTGAAGATTATTTCTCACattttgttttgataaaaaACCACAGTTTAGAAGATAGCAAAAACTAGAATAATCTAAACTAATCATATTGCATTTTTGAGTAAGTTTTTCTTTCCTCATATTACTTTTATGCAAAAATATTTGCACGTATAGGTTTTTCTGCACGGATACGAGATCTAAGTTGggtataatttaatatttttgttataggATTATAGTGATATGTTCTATTTATGAATCATGTTATAGGAGAACAAGCTAGGACTTGTttgattttttagttttttgttaGGAGCACGTGATTAGAAGTAGGAAGAGTTAATAACTGATTTATTTCcggttttttttatattcagtTATATTTGGATTTTTGGGGTTGGATTGAAAGATTGAAGATGATTTAAGATTAAAATTTAGAAAGTGAACAGTTAGGAGAAATTGGATGATTGTAGCAATAACTTTTGAATTTTGGAATTGTTGTTGATCAAATgatgtatttaaattagttataatTGGAGCTGGTGTGTATGTTATAATAAATACTTGAGTTGAAATGGTATAAGTAGAATGAATGATTTTATATGTAGTTGTTTGAGTTAAAGTTTGATTGTGATTTTGAGTTTGGAATAGTCATGTTGAACTAATTAATGTTATATGAGTTTTAATGAATTAGTGATTCTTAATTAATAGTTTAAACtttgttaaaaattattgaattgGGAGAAAAAAAGGGTTTCAATATGTTTTAGACAAATTTTTAGTTGTTGTGTAAACTGCTTATGTATTTTtctcaagaaaaaaaagagagaaagagaagtttTCTCTTCTATCGTTTTTCACTCAAGATACAACTTGTTGTTAAAGCAAAAAGTATTCTCACTCAAGAAagaacaagataaaaaaaaatgagtacTTTCACTTAAGCGACATTTTtttcataagttttttttatatgtaattgagGTTTATATGTATTTAGGATTGTAATATTCATATATGTGATATGTAAGAAGATATGTATGAGAACATGAAATGATATCAAATTATATATGGTACTTATGTGACCCTTTTATGAATGTTGTTGTCCTTTTATGGGTGTTGTGGTGAGATACTTAGAAATATATCATAATCCCATAGGAAGATAGTAGGTGAGACCATTAGAATTAAACTTAATACTCATTAtcgaataaaaataatatcctAACTATAATAATAACCTACTCACATAAATTAAGGTTAGTAGAAGGGAGAAGTTGAAGAAAATCTTACATTATATTGTGATATAGTAGGTGATCTAGAATAGAGGACCTAATGACATATTCCTAAATTCTAGATACTAAATCTATTAGTATATGCTTAGTACTAATTTTTCAAGAGTGTCCAGTGtgagataaaaaatattatatatatatatatataaatttatagtaaatCTTATAATATTAACTCACTTATTTATgtgtttttattatgatttttatgtGCGTTTATTATGATTTCATGTGATTGGTGAATAAATGTATGTGAAAAGACCACAACACTTTATTActattaatttatgaaaaaaaatagatttaatattttgtaatatctagaatttgaataataaaaagaaaataaaatgtatatatatatatatatatatatatattgtattgaaataatataattattgcaGCCAGCCTTAGTAATCTTATGTTCAAACTCGCATGTTGTCTTGAAATAGGTCTcgcttattttttttaataaatataaatattttggaACATCATCAAGTTTTAGTAATCTTTTATAAGTAGTTTTCCTGAATTTTTGTAAGaagataaaaattgaaaaaacaaattaaagtgGCTTTTTGGACCCTTGATTTGTTGATGTTTTTTCCAAGGATTTATTCTTTTAGGTGGGATTTCAGGATCCAGTTAAGTGAGTTgacttgagttttttttttatgcgaATCACCCATAAAGTGGTTCACAATGATTttttattgtcgataaaaaaaacaatggtTAAAAAATGctaattttcctttttatttaatataattttttggtttttaatggACAAGTTTCTACCCATCTATATTAACAtcttaaaagtaattaattaacatGAGAAAACTGAATCTGGTAGATATTTTGTCCAGTTACTTCTCTTTGGACCCATTTTATATTTGCACCACCATCAATGTCCCTTTCATGCTTAAGTGTTTTAGACGAACACCACTTCCTTCATACTACACCCTTTTCTCATATTGACGTAAGCTATTTTGTAATACTCCAATCTTATAATCTCTTCAGTTAACGTCCAATAAAAGCTTTGTCATTCACCAGTTTCATCATCGATGAAGGGTGGAGCTATATAGATACCATAATCAGAAAAATCCATGGTCACATATCAACATGCTTTTGATTTATTGTCACATGCAAAGGTTCCTTCTTTTGTCCACGTCATGGGATCtcactttttaataaatttgtgtAGGGTTGTTTCACTAGAGTTAACTCATGGAAATCATGTAACACTATTTCTAATccaaatttttaagaaaatttaggtgtttttctttatataaatgGTTCCAACATCAATTATGATATTTGGAATAACTTCcacttcaaatttatttattgaaataatataattaaattcaatCATTATATATAATCATTTATACCTATATAGAAATTCTCCactttaactattttaaattgttttttattttattttattcttgtttaatattttattttattaatttattttggttatttgaaaattttataattttagaagttaataaagtcattttttaattttaaaattttattttatttgttcacacttaagTGACCGGAGATTGGAGAGACTGATaagttaattttgttttgttgtcATCTAAATGATAAAAGAATTGAGAGAttgattacttttttttttgttttaaactaatattcttttttattaaataaacaattttttaattttaaaattttgattcttcCCTTTAAAACAGTTATAGAAACAGTTTTAATTGTAgataagttttttaatttttgtctcTCTCATACAAATACacatgaatttatatttaaatatatatataataataataataataataaaaataaaaactaaaaataattttatcataatttaaagttttatcataatttgattttaaaaaaaaatgtgtatttaaatGATTCTTCATCTAAAGTAAAAAGACATGTTTATTTATCTcacttatttttgtttaatgtaGTAATGCTAACTCGACGCTGATTTTATACCTGTGGAAATTCTGCTGTTGTCTGCCCCACGAACATTGAATAGAATGGAAAAATGTGCACTAACGGCATCTGTGACTTTGTCTCTGTAGGCCCCGCACCACTAAAATATGTTGTCTTATTGTCTTCTTCAACTTTTATACTCATCCTAATCAGCTTAGAATAGAATTCATGGTGCTAAATATGGAATTATGTTGTCATTGTCAAAAATTATTGTGACAGGTTGTACTTTATCttggttttcatttttttctgaGGAACCATGTATACTGTTTTTACCATGTACACTGTTTTTGTTATTCGATTCTACTATACATTCATATGTACTCTTCTTCCTTCATTGCAGTGAAACTGAtacaacaaaacaacaaaggGTAAAGTCATTCAATGTGTTCCAATATTAATTAGGATTAAAATGATATCAAAGTGATTTATAATTTAgtgttcacttcttaataacaATTTCTAACACAaccattaaattttaatttcatttctcATGTCCTTTCAAAAACCTTTGTTTTGTCTTATCTACTCTTTTGCTCTGGTGACAGCTTGCCATTCTCAAAAGGAACAATACCAACCACAGACTTAAAGGGCTCTACACAGTTTACCTCAATTTAGTAATACTCTGAATTCTTAATTCTATAGCAGCCATGCTAAAGTTTTGAATACACTGTATTACACAACAAAATAATGTACATAGTATATTTCTCTACTTCAGACTTCTGTTTTCTTGTGAACCTTTAAGGCCAAAACTTAAcagagaaaagaagaaaaatggaaATTCCAAAAGAAACATGACTCCCCTTCTTCAACTCCAACCACTGTCCTCTTTTCTTAATCCTTTTTATTATCCATTAAACTCCATGATATTCCAATACTTAGCAAATAACACACCCATTTGGATTCTCTTCCACTGTTTTGTAATAGTAATGTGGATATGGTTGCTGTCTAAGTTGGCGAAAGTAATCTTCATACATCTTGAGAGCTTTAGCATAATCCTCCTTTTGATCTTTGTTTTCAGGTGCTTTCGGGGGGTCTGGCTTTTTCTCCTCCTTCGCGGGTCCAACTGAAAGTATGTCAGCATGGCAAAATTTCTTAAGCTTAATCGCCACTTTAACAGAATCAACATCCCCAGTTACGGTCATTTTCTGGTTCTTCATGTCCACAGAGACTGACTCAACCCCTGAAAAAATCACCccaaaaaattcaattttaccCTTCAATAACAAACAAAGCATGAAAAAACAGATAGTTGTTAACATGGCAAAGATGGTTGAATGTTGAGATTCCTTACCCGAAATACCAGATACTGTTTTCATGGcctttttcttgattttgtcaTCATAGAGTTCCACCTTTAGTACTATTTTCTGTCAGACAAAATGCAGACAACTTTAAGGATATACTGTTGTAATCATTTCTAAGCATGAAGTTCCAAAACAAGTTAAGACTTGAAATAGTAGAAGGGAAAAAAGAATAGAAAGATTTGCAATTTGAACTCTGAAACTTGATCTCACCAATTTTCACTATCAAACAGTACTTAAGGAGAGCTAAACTCAGTTTTGAAAATCATGTTTGCAAATTGAGGATGGAAACAGAGCAAAACTCAAAACAATTAAAGAATTGAATTTACATGGTTACTAAGATAGTTGAGATGCAGTGTTTATATGGTAATgtttttatagaaaatatagAAAACTTGAAAGAGTTACTAATTCTTACCATCATAGTGATTCAAAGATGAGAGCTTTCTGGAGAAAATCAAAGTGGGGAGAGAGAGGCTTATGAGGGAGTTTTGTAGAAGGTGAAGAGATTGTTCAAATTGAACTGTTGAAAAGTTCAAGATCAGAAGGTAGTTTATATAGTAGCAAGAGAACTGGTAATACAGACAAAGTCAACTTTAAGTAGTGTTTGGTCGGGTCATTTATTCAGCATTGTACACCCGTTTTAGACTCGAAAAGTCATTTTCGGGTCTATACTCGGTTTTGTAATTGCCACGAAAGAAACATCATCGACGAATTCAAGATAGTGTCCCTGAAAATCTGACCCTCAATTTCTTTGAAGCTCTCATTCTGCCTCTGCACCATCAGTTCTTTCAATGCTATTGAACTACAATGATTAAAGTTTTGGAGCTTGTTCATTGTTTTAGAACAGTTCAACTCATCAAAAAGTGATTGAATTATGTATTCATAGGAACTTTAACTAATTTGATCCAATTTTACTtcttaattatcaaaataataattttttaaaaatgataaaaaaatgtgtaagttatatttatcttaacacaattttagttaaaatttatttatattaaaattctgttttttattcaaatatattaaaattatggtCATTTTGATATAacttattttcaataaaattatatcatGTTGATAtgatttatctattttaatagttttatttattttaataattaggAGATAAAATTATATAGATCAGTAAAAATCATGAGTAATTAATTCGTATTCCAATTCTATATCCAAACAGAAATTTAAACGGATCAGAATTAGACATCTTTAGAACTTATCTATGACTCActaaaattttctttattaacatattttttttaatatcaaagTAATCTTTTTAAATCTTATTTGGTTACATTCTTGAATctatatcttttaaatttagaaatttaactaataaatttatgattctttcttttttttctattttttaattgttatatttttaagGTGGTGAGACTCAGATTGATGCTTGAAGtcttaacttttttatttttaatttaaaattattaaattatgaaaaaaatatcaaaagtatttttaaagtCAATTCTTATACCACCAAAGTCAAATTTTTGGGTTTTAATTCTATTTAACATCATTAtaccttttattttcttctgAGGTTCACCCTCTTAGAGGTTTCGCcttctttttaattaattttcagGTCATTGACATGTTGACCAGATCAATGCCACGTGGAACATTCAAGTGCTTCTCATTTGTGACCACCAACGCTAAGTAAAATAACTTTGATAATATAACATAGGGTTAAATGATctttttacaaaatattatatatattggtatttttaaatttttaaaaatagtgattttttaaaaaatatttctgtaattttttcttctaaaattataaattatgattttttaatcctctataataaatcaattttttttataaatctttataattttttttctccaaatttTTACCTTTTAACGTTCCTTTTAGTAGctgataaataatatttattttcggatcaaaacataattttgaGAGTTATGTCATGCTATTTCATaaatctttataatttttttcatttctccaattttttatactttttacgTTCATTTTAGAAGCTGATAAATAGTATTTATTTTAggattaaaacataattttgagAGTTATCTCATGctattacatatatttttattcaagtGAAACTTAGATATAATTTTAGATATAAGTAGTTAACTGTTATTCTATATGCTAAGAACTAAATgtgttgatttttattttagtggGGGATGAACATCTAACAAAAACTTTTAttataaccaaaataaaaaatgtacttattttatataaaacaaagtaacatttaaatttataattcattttataaagtttaaatacactacaagaaaatcatgaaatagaaaccaatttatagaaaccaaaataattagttgcaatagtaactaaattagagaccattttagaaactaaaaagaaatttggtttctaaattagtttctattattgttaaatagtttctaaattggtatctaattagcaactaagatttttgctaccaaagaaactaaataattggtagttaaaactttagttgctaattagatacaaatttagaaattatttaacaataataaaaaataatagaaactagtttagaaaccagtttttttttttagtttctaaaatggtctctattttagttcctattataactaattattttgtttattaaaaattggtttctatttcatgattttc
This region includes:
- the LOC137837568 gene encoding heavy metal-associated isoprenylated plant protein 12-like produces the protein MMKIVLKVELYDDKIKKKAMKTVSGISGVESVSVDMKNQKMTVTGDVDSVKVAIKLKKFCHADILSVGPAKEEKKPDPPKAPENKDQKEDYAKALKMYEDYFRQLRQQPYPHYYYKTVEENPNGCVIC